The Pungitius pungitius chromosome 8, fPunPun2.1, whole genome shotgun sequence genome has a window encoding:
- the slc45a1 gene encoding proton-associated sugar transporter A isoform X2 gives MSSPGMGTPSDPLLASPGGRLSTAQEGLWRTSLSKTSSFPMSTTRHLSHRANNFQRQPKRRKLIRPSPPPPPNTPCPLDQLDLSELPPRRTFQELLFNGCVLFGIEFSYAMETAYVTPVLLQMGLPDQFYSLVWFISPILGFLVQPLLGAWSDRCTSRFGRRRPFIFALAIGALFGLTLVLNGRDIGGALADTASNHKWGIILTVCGVVLMDFSADSADNPSHAYMMDVCSPEDQDRGLNIHALLAGLGGGFGYIVGGINWDQTQFGRSMGGQLRVIYMFTSITLVFATAMTLLSIPERRLPKNKNASKAHLKSPSLPLPFSPPVASAMGLDEEDEDGLYSYDFPKSHPYHSDSLAHSCSANARLCAGLTSPISPLSPLTPKYGSFISRDNSLTGINDFASSLGTSYIDSVLIDCYTGQQTPQAPASSTDAVAPPPGDPAPPDQSAQGPESHPRSQADAASQPSGAPQGADAPQPEGEAQSQVTAAGAPPGAGSRRDSSAGILKRPQSLALMEDPIATQVVGLENGRRRTVTFSQQVANILLNGVRYESDLSENVETGESQLSIRLLCVAIYRMPPSMRSLCTNHFLGWLSFEGMLLFYTDFMGEVVFEGDPKAPHDSEAYQRYNAGVSMGCWGMCIYAFSAAFYSAILEKLEERFSLRTLYFFAYLAFGLGTGLATLSTNLYVVLSLCVTYGVLFSSLCTLPYSLLCEYYQSPQFCGTSEEGTRRGMGVDISLLSCQYFLAQILVSVAMGPLTSLEEEKLKLGCESAFSRSLKKTEEQQTGRRLTCEQWVTLKVDDIEGIN, from the exons ATGTCATCTCCGGGCATGGGCACGCCCAGTGACCCCCTTTTGGCCAGTCCAGgagggaggttatccacagctcAGGAAGGTCTCTGGAGGACCTCACTCTCCAAAACCTCCAGCTTCCCAATGTCCACCACCCGGCACCTCAGTCACCGAGCCAACAACTTCCAAAGACAGCCAAAGCGCAGGAAGCTGATAAGACCGTCCCCACCTCCCCCGCCCAACACGCCCTGTCCCCTGGACCAGCTGGACCTCAGCGAGCTTCCCCCACGGCGCACCTTCCAAGAGTTGCTCTTCAACGGCTGCGTCCTGTTTGGCATTGAATTCAGCTACGCCATGGAAACGGCTTATGTGACTCCAGTTCTCCTGCAGATGGGCTTGCCAGATCAATTCTACAGCTTGGTTTGGTTCATTAGCCCCATTCTGG GGTTCCTCGTTCAGCCTCTGCTCGGAGCATGGAGTGATCGTTGTACATCCAGGTTTGGACGAAGGAGACCTTTCATTTTTGCCCTGGCTATAG GGGCTCTCTTTGGTCTGACCCTGGTGCTGAACGGGCGGGACATTGGAGGCGCGCTGGCTGACACCGCGTCCAATCACAAGTGGGGAATTATCCTGACGGTGTGTGGCGTGGTCCTGATGGACTTCAGTGCAGATTCCGCCGACAACCCGAGCCATGCCTACATGATGGATGTGTGCAGCCCGGAGGACCAGGATCGGGGACTCAACATCCATGCGCTACTCGCAG GACTAGGAGGGGGATTTGGCTACATTGTGGGTGGCATCAACTGGGACCAGACACAATTTGGAAGGTCGATGGGAGGTCAACTGCGGGTCATATACATGTTCACGAGTATAACTTTGGTGTTCGCCACAGCCATGACTCTATTGAGTATCCCCGAACGGCGCCTACCAAAGAACAAAAACGCCAGCAAAGCTCACCTAAAAAGCCCCAGCCTCCCCCTTCCATTCTCTCCCCCCGTTGCCTCGGCTATGGGGCTGGATGAGGAAGACGAGGACGGTCTCTACAGCTACGACTTCCCAAAGTCTCACCCATACCACTCTGATTCTCTCGCCCACTCTTGCAGTGCCAATGCAAGGCTGTGTGCCGGCCTCACTAGCCCCATATCGCCCCTGAGCCCCCTCACTCCGAAATACGGCAGCTTTATCAGTCGGGACAACTCGCTCACGGGAATCAATGACTTTGCCTCGTCATTAGGAACCTCCTATATAGACAGTGTGCTCATAGACTGCTACACGGGTCAGCAGACACCACAGGCCCCGGCGTCCAGCACCGACGCAGTGGCCCCGCCTCCCGGGGACCCCGCTCCTCCTGACCAGTCCGCGCAGGGGCCAGAGAGCCACCCGCGGAGCCAGGCCGACGCGGCGTCCCAGCCGTCCGGCGCGCCTCAGGGTGCGGACGCGCCGCAGCCCGAGGGAGAAGCACAATCTCAGGTCACAGCCGCTGGGGCTCCGCCGGGTGCGGGGTCGCGCCGGGACTCCTCCGCTGGCATCCTGAAGCGACCCCAGAGTCTTGCTCTGATGGAGGACCCCATCGCAACCCAGGTCGTCGGGCTGGAGAACGGACGCAGGAGAACAGTGACCTTCAGTCAGCAG GTTGCAAACATTTTGCTGAACGGGGTGCGCTACGAGAGCGACCTGAGTGAGAACGTGGAGACGGGGGAGTCGCAGTTGTCAATAAGGCTGCTGTGTGTGGCCATTTACAGGATGCCCCCCTCCATGCGGAGTTTATGCACTAATCATTTCCTGG GCTGGCTGTCTTTTGAAGGCATGCTGCTTTTCTACACCGACTTCATGGGGGAGGTCGTGTTCGAAGGAGACCCCAAAGCGCCCCATGACTCTGAGGCTTACCAGCGGTACAACGCTGGCGTTAGCATGGGCTGCTGGGGCATGTGCATCTATGCATTCAGCGCTGCTTTCTACTCAG CCATATTGGAGAAACTGGAGGAGCGTTTCTCTCTTCGCACGCTCTATTTTTTTGCCTACCTGGCGTTTGGTCTGGGAACAGGCCTGGCCACACTATCCACCAACCTCTACGTGgtactctctctgtgtgtcacctACGGGGTGCTCTTCTCCTCCCTATGCACGCTGCCTTACTCTCTGCTGTGTGAATACTACCAGAGCCCTCAG TTTTGTGGCACGTCAGAGGAGGGGACCAGACGAGGGATGGGGGTGGACATCTCTCTGCTCAGCTGCCAGTATTTCCTGGCACAAATCCTGGTCTCAGTGGCGATgggacctctgacctcactG GAAGAGGAGAAGTTGAAACTGGGGTGTGAATCGGCATTCAGTCGGAGCCTGAAAAAAACTGAAGAACAGCAAACAGGCAGAAGACTCACATGTGAACAATGGGTAACCCTGAAGGTGGACGACATTGAAGGGATAAACTGA
- the si:ch211-222l21.1 gene encoding parathymosin isoform X1: MADTAIEKTATAEVTAKELKEKKEAAVKEEGEKQNKEEGEKQKAGEKKEKEEEEKKEEEKKKKKDDDDEEEEKADNGEAPANGTNGADHSEKVEKKAEEKHKNGDDGEAEVAPPAEEADAQPVKRAVEVEEEEEEEKVETKKQKTEENGDSKEAEVEA; the protein is encoded by the exons ATGGCCGACACAGCTATTGAAAAAACCGCAACTGCAGAGGTTACAGCCAAG gagctgaaagagaagaaagaagcggccgtaaaggaggagggggagaagcagaacaaggaggagggggaaaaacagaaggcgggggagaagaaagagaaagaggaggaggagaagaaggaggaggagaagaagaagaagaaggacgacgacgacgaggaggaggagaaggccgaCAACGGGGAAGCACCTGCCAATGGCACA AATGGCGCAGATCACAGtgaaaaagtggaaaaaaaggcagaggagaAACACAAGAATGGAGATGATG GAGAAGCAGAGGTGGCGCCCCCTGCTGAGGAGGCTGATGCACAACCTGTGAAGCGTGCAgtagaggtggaggaggaggaggagg aggaaaaGGTGGAGACAAAAAAGCAGAAGACAGAGGAAAATGGAGATTCAAAAGAGGCAGAAGTGGAGGCTTAG
- the slc45a1 gene encoding proton-associated sugar transporter A isoform X3 — protein sequence MSSPGMGTPSDPLLASPGGRLSTAQEGLWRTSLSKTSSFPMSTTRHLSHRANNFQRQPKRRKLIRPSPPPPPNTPCPLDQLDLSELPPRRTFQELLFNGCVLFGIEFSYAMETAYVTPVLLQMGLPDQFYSLVWFISPILGFLVQPLLGAWSDRCTSRFGRRRPFIFALAIGALFGLTLVLNGRDIGGALADTASNHKWGIILTVCGVVLMDFSADSADNPSHAYMMDVCSPEDQDRGLNIHALLAGLGGGFGYIVGGINWDQTQFGRSMGGQLRVIYMFTSITLVFATAMTLLSIPERRLPKNKNASKAHLKSPSLPLPFSPPVASAMGLDEEDEDGLYSYDFPKSHPYHSDSLAHSCSANARLCAGLTSPISPLSPLTPKYGSFISRDNSLTGINDFASSLGTSYIDSVLIDCYTGQQTPQAPASSTDAVAPPPGDPAPPDQSAQGPESHPRSQADAASQPSGAPQGADAPQPEGEAQSQVTAAGAPPGAGSRRDSSAGILKRPQSLALMEDPIATQVVGLENGRRRTVTFSQQVANILLNGVRYESDLSENVETGESQLSIRLLCVAIYRMPPSMRSLCTNHFLGWLSFEGMLLFYTDFMGEVVFEGDPKAPHDSEAYQRYNAGVSMGCWGMCIYAFSAAFYSAILEKLEERFSLRTLYFFAYLAFGLGTGLATLSTNLYVVLSLCVTYGVLFSSLCTLPYSLLCEYYQSPQFCGTSEEGTRRGMGVDISLLSCQYFLAQILVSVAMGPLTSLVGGAQGVMYFSSLMSFVGCVYSSLCVVYQLPPPEGRGEVETGV from the exons ATGTCATCTCCGGGCATGGGCACGCCCAGTGACCCCCTTTTGGCCAGTCCAGgagggaggttatccacagctcAGGAAGGTCTCTGGAGGACCTCACTCTCCAAAACCTCCAGCTTCCCAATGTCCACCACCCGGCACCTCAGTCACCGAGCCAACAACTTCCAAAGACAGCCAAAGCGCAGGAAGCTGATAAGACCGTCCCCACCTCCCCCGCCCAACACGCCCTGTCCCCTGGACCAGCTGGACCTCAGCGAGCTTCCCCCACGGCGCACCTTCCAAGAGTTGCTCTTCAACGGCTGCGTCCTGTTTGGCATTGAATTCAGCTACGCCATGGAAACGGCTTATGTGACTCCAGTTCTCCTGCAGATGGGCTTGCCAGATCAATTCTACAGCTTGGTTTGGTTCATTAGCCCCATTCTGG GGTTCCTCGTTCAGCCTCTGCTCGGAGCATGGAGTGATCGTTGTACATCCAGGTTTGGACGAAGGAGACCTTTCATTTTTGCCCTGGCTATAG GGGCTCTCTTTGGTCTGACCCTGGTGCTGAACGGGCGGGACATTGGAGGCGCGCTGGCTGACACCGCGTCCAATCACAAGTGGGGAATTATCCTGACGGTGTGTGGCGTGGTCCTGATGGACTTCAGTGCAGATTCCGCCGACAACCCGAGCCATGCCTACATGATGGATGTGTGCAGCCCGGAGGACCAGGATCGGGGACTCAACATCCATGCGCTACTCGCAG GACTAGGAGGGGGATTTGGCTACATTGTGGGTGGCATCAACTGGGACCAGACACAATTTGGAAGGTCGATGGGAGGTCAACTGCGGGTCATATACATGTTCACGAGTATAACTTTGGTGTTCGCCACAGCCATGACTCTATTGAGTATCCCCGAACGGCGCCTACCAAAGAACAAAAACGCCAGCAAAGCTCACCTAAAAAGCCCCAGCCTCCCCCTTCCATTCTCTCCCCCCGTTGCCTCGGCTATGGGGCTGGATGAGGAAGACGAGGACGGTCTCTACAGCTACGACTTCCCAAAGTCTCACCCATACCACTCTGATTCTCTCGCCCACTCTTGCAGTGCCAATGCAAGGCTGTGTGCCGGCCTCACTAGCCCCATATCGCCCCTGAGCCCCCTCACTCCGAAATACGGCAGCTTTATCAGTCGGGACAACTCGCTCACGGGAATCAATGACTTTGCCTCGTCATTAGGAACCTCCTATATAGACAGTGTGCTCATAGACTGCTACACGGGTCAGCAGACACCACAGGCCCCGGCGTCCAGCACCGACGCAGTGGCCCCGCCTCCCGGGGACCCCGCTCCTCCTGACCAGTCCGCGCAGGGGCCAGAGAGCCACCCGCGGAGCCAGGCCGACGCGGCGTCCCAGCCGTCCGGCGCGCCTCAGGGTGCGGACGCGCCGCAGCCCGAGGGAGAAGCACAATCTCAGGTCACAGCCGCTGGGGCTCCGCCGGGTGCGGGGTCGCGCCGGGACTCCTCCGCTGGCATCCTGAAGCGACCCCAGAGTCTTGCTCTGATGGAGGACCCCATCGCAACCCAGGTCGTCGGGCTGGAGAACGGACGCAGGAGAACAGTGACCTTCAGTCAGCAG GTTGCAAACATTTTGCTGAACGGGGTGCGCTACGAGAGCGACCTGAGTGAGAACGTGGAGACGGGGGAGTCGCAGTTGTCAATAAGGCTGCTGTGTGTGGCCATTTACAGGATGCCCCCCTCCATGCGGAGTTTATGCACTAATCATTTCCTGG GCTGGCTGTCTTTTGAAGGCATGCTGCTTTTCTACACCGACTTCATGGGGGAGGTCGTGTTCGAAGGAGACCCCAAAGCGCCCCATGACTCTGAGGCTTACCAGCGGTACAACGCTGGCGTTAGCATGGGCTGCTGGGGCATGTGCATCTATGCATTCAGCGCTGCTTTCTACTCAG CCATATTGGAGAAACTGGAGGAGCGTTTCTCTCTTCGCACGCTCTATTTTTTTGCCTACCTGGCGTTTGGTCTGGGAACAGGCCTGGCCACACTATCCACCAACCTCTACGTGgtactctctctgtgtgtcacctACGGGGTGCTCTTCTCCTCCCTATGCACGCTGCCTTACTCTCTGCTGTGTGAATACTACCAGAGCCCTCAG TTTTGTGGCACGTCAGAGGAGGGGACCAGACGAGGGATGGGGGTGGACATCTCTCTGCTCAGCTGCCAGTATTTCCTGGCACAAATCCTGGTCTCAGTGGCGATgggacctctgacctcactGGTGGGTGGGGCCCAGGGAGTGATGTACTTTTCAAGCCTGATGTCTTTCGTGGGCTGCGTGTACTCCTCTCTCTGCGTGGTGtaccagctgcccccccccgagg GAAGAGGAGAAGTTGAAACTGGGGTGTGA
- the si:ch211-222l21.1 gene encoding parathymosin isoform X2, whose protein sequence is MADTAIEKTATAEVTAKELKEKKEAAVKEEGEKQNKEEGEKQKAGEKKEKEEEEKKEEEKKKKKDDDDEEEEKADNGEAPANGTNGADHSEKVEKKAEEKHKNGDDGEAEVAPPAEEADAQPVKRAVEVEEEEEKVETKKQKTEENGDSKEAEVEA, encoded by the exons ATGGCCGACACAGCTATTGAAAAAACCGCAACTGCAGAGGTTACAGCCAAG gagctgaaagagaagaaagaagcggccgtaaaggaggagggggagaagcagaacaaggaggagggggaaaaacagaaggcgggggagaagaaagagaaagaggaggaggagaagaaggaggaggagaagaagaagaagaaggacgacgacgacgaggaggaggagaaggccgaCAACGGGGAAGCACCTGCCAATGGCACA AATGGCGCAGATCACAGtgaaaaagtggaaaaaaaggcagaggagaAACACAAGAATGGAGATGATG GAGAAGCAGAGGTGGCGCCCCCTGCTGAGGAGGCTGATGCACAACCTGTGAAGCGTGCAgtagaggtggaggaggagg aggaaaaGGTGGAGACAAAAAAGCAGAAGACAGAGGAAAATGGAGATTCAAAAGAGGCAGAAGTGGAGGCTTAG
- the slc45a1 gene encoding proton-associated sugar transporter A isoform X1: protein MSSPGMGTPSDPLLASPGGRLSTAQEGLWRTSLSKTSSFPMSTTRHLSHRANNFQRQPKRRKLIRPSPPPPPNTPCPLDQLDLSELPPRRTFQELLFNGCVLFGIEFSYAMETAYVTPVLLQMGLPDQFYSLVWFISPILGFLVQPLLGAWSDRCTSRFGRRRPFIFALAIGALFGLTLVLNGRDIGGALADTASNHKWGIILTVCGVVLMDFSADSADNPSHAYMMDVCSPEDQDRGLNIHALLAGLGGGFGYIVGGINWDQTQFGRSMGGQLRVIYMFTSITLVFATAMTLLSIPERRLPKNKNASKAHLKSPSLPLPFSPPVASAMGLDEEDEDGLYSYDFPKSHPYHSDSLAHSCSANARLCAGLTSPISPLSPLTPKYGSFISRDNSLTGINDFASSLGTSYIDSVLIDCYTGQQTPQAPASSTDAVAPPPGDPAPPDQSAQGPESHPRSQADAASQPSGAPQGADAPQPEGEAQSQVTAAGAPPGAGSRRDSSAGILKRPQSLALMEDPIATQVVGLENGRRRTVTFSQQVANILLNGVRYESDLSENVETGESQLSIRLLCVAIYRMPPSMRSLCTNHFLGWLSFEGMLLFYTDFMGEVVFEGDPKAPHDSEAYQRYNAGVSMGCWGMCIYAFSAAFYSAILEKLEERFSLRTLYFFAYLAFGLGTGLATLSTNLYVVLSLCVTYGVLFSSLCTLPYSLLCEYYQSPQFCGTSEEGTRRGMGVDISLLSCQYFLAQILVSVAMGPLTSLVGGAQGVMYFSSLMSFVGCVYSSLCVVYQLPPPEGEPPDSETQPLLVHI from the exons ATGTCATCTCCGGGCATGGGCACGCCCAGTGACCCCCTTTTGGCCAGTCCAGgagggaggttatccacagctcAGGAAGGTCTCTGGAGGACCTCACTCTCCAAAACCTCCAGCTTCCCAATGTCCACCACCCGGCACCTCAGTCACCGAGCCAACAACTTCCAAAGACAGCCAAAGCGCAGGAAGCTGATAAGACCGTCCCCACCTCCCCCGCCCAACACGCCCTGTCCCCTGGACCAGCTGGACCTCAGCGAGCTTCCCCCACGGCGCACCTTCCAAGAGTTGCTCTTCAACGGCTGCGTCCTGTTTGGCATTGAATTCAGCTACGCCATGGAAACGGCTTATGTGACTCCAGTTCTCCTGCAGATGGGCTTGCCAGATCAATTCTACAGCTTGGTTTGGTTCATTAGCCCCATTCTGG GGTTCCTCGTTCAGCCTCTGCTCGGAGCATGGAGTGATCGTTGTACATCCAGGTTTGGACGAAGGAGACCTTTCATTTTTGCCCTGGCTATAG GGGCTCTCTTTGGTCTGACCCTGGTGCTGAACGGGCGGGACATTGGAGGCGCGCTGGCTGACACCGCGTCCAATCACAAGTGGGGAATTATCCTGACGGTGTGTGGCGTGGTCCTGATGGACTTCAGTGCAGATTCCGCCGACAACCCGAGCCATGCCTACATGATGGATGTGTGCAGCCCGGAGGACCAGGATCGGGGACTCAACATCCATGCGCTACTCGCAG GACTAGGAGGGGGATTTGGCTACATTGTGGGTGGCATCAACTGGGACCAGACACAATTTGGAAGGTCGATGGGAGGTCAACTGCGGGTCATATACATGTTCACGAGTATAACTTTGGTGTTCGCCACAGCCATGACTCTATTGAGTATCCCCGAACGGCGCCTACCAAAGAACAAAAACGCCAGCAAAGCTCACCTAAAAAGCCCCAGCCTCCCCCTTCCATTCTCTCCCCCCGTTGCCTCGGCTATGGGGCTGGATGAGGAAGACGAGGACGGTCTCTACAGCTACGACTTCCCAAAGTCTCACCCATACCACTCTGATTCTCTCGCCCACTCTTGCAGTGCCAATGCAAGGCTGTGTGCCGGCCTCACTAGCCCCATATCGCCCCTGAGCCCCCTCACTCCGAAATACGGCAGCTTTATCAGTCGGGACAACTCGCTCACGGGAATCAATGACTTTGCCTCGTCATTAGGAACCTCCTATATAGACAGTGTGCTCATAGACTGCTACACGGGTCAGCAGACACCACAGGCCCCGGCGTCCAGCACCGACGCAGTGGCCCCGCCTCCCGGGGACCCCGCTCCTCCTGACCAGTCCGCGCAGGGGCCAGAGAGCCACCCGCGGAGCCAGGCCGACGCGGCGTCCCAGCCGTCCGGCGCGCCTCAGGGTGCGGACGCGCCGCAGCCCGAGGGAGAAGCACAATCTCAGGTCACAGCCGCTGGGGCTCCGCCGGGTGCGGGGTCGCGCCGGGACTCCTCCGCTGGCATCCTGAAGCGACCCCAGAGTCTTGCTCTGATGGAGGACCCCATCGCAACCCAGGTCGTCGGGCTGGAGAACGGACGCAGGAGAACAGTGACCTTCAGTCAGCAG GTTGCAAACATTTTGCTGAACGGGGTGCGCTACGAGAGCGACCTGAGTGAGAACGTGGAGACGGGGGAGTCGCAGTTGTCAATAAGGCTGCTGTGTGTGGCCATTTACAGGATGCCCCCCTCCATGCGGAGTTTATGCACTAATCATTTCCTGG GCTGGCTGTCTTTTGAAGGCATGCTGCTTTTCTACACCGACTTCATGGGGGAGGTCGTGTTCGAAGGAGACCCCAAAGCGCCCCATGACTCTGAGGCTTACCAGCGGTACAACGCTGGCGTTAGCATGGGCTGCTGGGGCATGTGCATCTATGCATTCAGCGCTGCTTTCTACTCAG CCATATTGGAGAAACTGGAGGAGCGTTTCTCTCTTCGCACGCTCTATTTTTTTGCCTACCTGGCGTTTGGTCTGGGAACAGGCCTGGCCACACTATCCACCAACCTCTACGTGgtactctctctgtgtgtcacctACGGGGTGCTCTTCTCCTCCCTATGCACGCTGCCTTACTCTCTGCTGTGTGAATACTACCAGAGCCCTCAG TTTTGTGGCACGTCAGAGGAGGGGACCAGACGAGGGATGGGGGTGGACATCTCTCTGCTCAGCTGCCAGTATTTCCTGGCACAAATCCTGGTCTCAGTGGCGATgggacctctgacctcactGGTGGGTGGGGCCCAGGGAGTGATGTACTTTTCAAGCCTGATGTCTTTCGTGGGCTGCGTGTACTCCTCTCTCTGCGTGGTGtaccagctgcccccccccgagggtGAGCCCCCCGATAGCGAGACCCAGCCACTGTTGGTGCACATTTAG